Below is a genomic region from Daphnia pulicaria isolate SC F1-1A chromosome 10, SC_F0-13Bv2, whole genome shotgun sequence.
CTAAGGATTTCCTTTATAAATTAGGATTGATAAACGTTCGTTCGGGGAATCtctgtacgtgtgtgtgtgtatttgagAAAGGTATCACTTAAATATACAAATCAACCTTTATGATATCTCGTGGTAGACGGGAGTATAACGGAGCGTACATGCATGTTcatgttgtgttttttttgttttgttttttgggttttttttggtttttttgtttgtttttggttttttgttcaattttggAAACAAGGTGAAAATGTGCAAGAGACGGAACTTGTTGGTTTTTGAGTTGGGTAAACTAACGGATACAAATGGATGTACAATGGAAAGGAATACCAAACTAAAACAAGGTTCCAATTCAAACTAATATTTTAGCCAATCATCCATTGAATTTAGGGAGGATTGGGTAATGGCCAGGAAAGGTTAGGATATACTAGATGAAATTTTGGTTAAATCTGAGATGATGAACCAATGCAGATATACATTTTAACAAACACGTTTAACACACCAGAGCCAACATTTACAACGGTATGAAGATTCATGTATGATACAATCATCGCAATtaccatatatatatatatgtatatatatatatacacaaaaCTATAGATTaatgatattttaattttgtgtataatattaataataataatgtacacGGACGCACCGTTCATATGGGAGTGGATGAATTACTCTCTAACCCAATGTTCTTTTGCATGGCGGAGGGCTTTCTATTAAAATCATGTTGCACCGAGGCATGTGATATAATACCTACGTATGTCATAGCGAAATAAAGAGTTGgatagaaaacaacaaaatatagAACATCGAGTTGTTGTCGCCCACCAGGTAATTTCAACTGTGCATACACTGTACAAAAATCCATTTGTTTtagtacaaaacaaaacaaaacaaacaatcccTCATCAAAAAAAGAGGACCTGAAAAATCCACTCTTGTGTACAGTACAGCACAGTATCGTGGCAGGAGGGAGTGAATAAGCTGCATCGTCGAGAGGTTTCCAAAAACATGccgaacaaaatagaaaaaaacaacaataataatagtagcaaaaaagaaaaaaaaaatatagatagAATAACAACAGGTTTATGTAAATGTAGATGTAATGTAAGCTTTGGCAATGGCCGACGATAATTGCTCAGGGTATATCGAAGTGAGATAGAGCTAATGTGTCTAGCCGTCTCTCAATTATTTTGGCGCCCGATTGATTTCACGTTTCACTCTGAAGGAGTTTTGAAACGCGAACAAGCACTCTGTTACAGCATTTAaacgttgtttgttttgttttggttttttactcGTCTAAATATGTTCTAAATGCCTTTTGAATATCCCCTCTCTTTCCCAGGTCGAACAGTACCAGCTGCCTTTTTTGTGAGGACTAGGGTAggagagaaatatatatatatatactgtatacgtaacgaataatttcatttgattttttagatttctgttcaacttaaatataaatatagaaaaaccAGTTCAATTTTGAAACCAAATCAGTAATAGCGATACAGAATTTATAAAGTACCGGCGCTGTTAATCAAAAACTAATGCACAGGAATAATAAGTATTTCCCTTTCTTTGCATTCTCATTTTTCTGTAATATAGAGAAATACGAATTACttcctctctcctttttttttttttttaaattttacaaataCAGTCAATATAATATAAAGTCATTAATATTatcttaaaaagaagaagagccatcACTTGAGTTTTTAAGCGTACGAAGATGTGGTCGAAAGTCAAAATGACCCACAGCAGCAGAGTGTGCTCTACCCCGACAATCCGGAaggtgatttttttgtttggtttttttcccccttaaatTAAAAGTGTGATGTTTATAGTATGTAACtgatgatgattatttttGTCACGTTAGCATTAAAACGTGTAGATACGTGTGAGTGAGAATGTCATCAAAGTGTGACGAatgcctgtgtgtgtgtttccgtGTTTCTTTGTTTGAATCTGTGTGGGTGGATGTTGAACGATGTGGTACCAGAAGAACTCGACGGTTCTTTTTTAGTCGTCTTCTTCGTTGCCGCTCTCGCCCTCTTCCAGCGTGATTTGAAACTGGATGCGTTCAGAAGGGACGGACAGAGCGTTGCTGGAGCGCCAGTGACCATCTTCGCTCTCTATTCGGTTGACGTCGTCAGCCTCTCCCGTTTCCGTGTTTTCGCCCGTATCGTCTGTGCAAAACAAATCGGCATTATTCGTTGGATGATCTTCAGCAATGATAATAATCAGTGATAACTAACCTGATTGATCGACAGGAGTGTTGTCCGACTGAGCGGGAGGTGGTGAAGGAGGTATCATGCTAAAGTACCAGTCGCGATTATCCTCTAATCCGTCGAGTATGTCCTGAGCGTCTGGATGCACCAAATCGGCCCAAGTTTCCCAAAGAGGATGCACAATGTAATCGATGAAGCCCACCTACAAAGGAAGTAGAGATGAGTCATTCAGCCTTTTACACGGTCGATCTCATTTTGCTGCTTaacaaatcttcttctttgataaTTGTACTTAAGGTTAGAGATCAATGGGGCAAATTTGAATGAGCACCTGCGACTTTTCGATGGTAGCATTCTGCCTGTCACACATCGGGCTGACATCGAGGCCTTGTTCACGTTCACGGTCACCCTGTTGGAAGAACTCTTCCATGATAAGCGATACCCAGCGACGGTAAATGTCCAATGGTTTGGTTGGATTGCTCAAATCAGCGCAGTGCACCATGTTTTGAAGCACCTACAATCGTGTCGTGGCAAAAGCAACAAAGCAGAAACCGGACACGTCAGTTTACATAGTAAATGAAACCAACTTATTGCTATATCGGCTGTCACCTCGGCGGGTTAAATTCAGCCGACAGTGATCGATGTGTTGATGCAACACGTTAAACAATACCTGAATGCGATCGGTGTAGTTGTCCAGGAGTAGGACACCCGAGCCGGCCACTTTCTTCGTTTCCACCATCGTTTTCAAATCGGCCAGCAAACTCATGTGCTTCGACATGTCGGTAGCCAAGACCATGTCGATGACCATCTTGCGCAGAGTTTGCCGCTGCTTCTTGTTCAAATTGCTGAAAATGTCGCAATCGGGGCTTTGCAACAACTTGaacgccaccgccagatgatGATTCTCCAGCACGGATTCATCGTTATACATGAGAGCCAATTCGGAACCTGATGGAaaacgaaattgttttttgttcgttATTTCATAATCGAATTTCAATTACGCCCAGAGAGTGATTACGTATTAGTGTCAAAACTCACTTGTATTGATCAGAAATTGATTGGTGAGACCGGGGTGATCGACGTCGTGAATAGTTGCGGCGAAGATGGCCGCCATAATTTCCAAATTGGTAAACACCGACTGCAAAGTAATAAGTTGATTGCAAATTACTTTGTGTGTGCGCGCGTTAGATGATGAAGAACAACATCCACAGGATGAAGCCCTTAAGGGCAAAAGTTGTTAGAAAAAGTGTTCCATTCATTTCCAGATAGAAATGGGAAggaaagtaaaataatttgctACACAATGGAATCATCAATAAAGACTTTGCTGAACATCGACGCTTTGAATAAATTGGCAGCATCCGCCGAGACCCCGGAAAGCTCCACCTCTTCTCCCCTCCGCCCATTTCGTCTATGACGTCTTTTCTCACTTTTGCCAGCTCCCGCACGTACTGCTgccacccttttttttttttttttttaacttgctaCGCAATTATGGATTGGCGTCACGTCGTCGCGTCTACTTCCCAGGCAGCACAGTCGACCTCTCTTGTGCTCTATAAGCTCTCGCGATTTTCCTACTCACCTCTAATGCAGGAGAATTAAGTAGAACGTGGGTGGACTGAGTGACATCAGCAGCGTGAAAGTGATTATGGTAGGGCACCTCCTTGCCGTAGTGATCCTCGAGCGTCATCAGGAAAGAGACCAAAGTCTTGTCGGGTATCTTGAAGGCGTTCATAAGACCGCGCTCCTgctcaaccaaacaaaaaatgcgtATTACATATCGTGGCCCACATCTGGCGGAATTTCATTTCGTCCCGCCGTTAGAGGGTTATGCACGTACTTTGAAAATGGCGTACGTCACGGCCGTCAGCGGTCGATTGCTGGACAGTTCCGCTATTCTGAAAATGTCAATACCCCAGCGGTCGACTTCGTCCAGAAACTGCAAAAAAGATTAAACGTCCCGGATGAAATGGATGATTAGACGAGCGGGCATTGGGTTGCGTAATGTAGGGTACCTTTCCGAGTTCATGTTCATTGGCTGTGTCCACCCCGTATTTGGCCACCTTCTCCGAGGTGGTGACACTGTTCGAGTGACTCAACGGTCTCTTAACGCCGGATATGTGTGACATGGCCCGGCCCACGTGACTCGACGACGCCGATGACGAGGCCGGAGTAGCTCCACTTTTAGCTGACAAGGCGACCACTGTCCCCgacgatgatgacgatgacgtaACAGATCCGCCCAACGTGAAACCATCCTTGCCACCATCCTTGGACTTTCGCGGTCCCGAGGCTGATAAACGGGCCTTTTCCGTCTCTGAATCGTCGACGCGCAGCGACGGCAAATCCAACTCTTGTTGTTTATCTGCAAACAGAAAATGggtcaaaaaaattgttcataaGTATTACGCAAAGGAAGTATTAGGCTCATGATAGAGAGCAACCAAGTTGAATAATCCGCGCAAACTTGACAGGATTCGCTACCTTACAGTTACAGTTAACTTCGCCAAGCGAACCTAATTGGATTCCGCTAATACCAAGATGCATAATGGATTACAGCGATGTTGGGTATATTGTGTCCTACTTTAGACTAATTTAGGTGTACTCAATGATGATTTGTAGCCTAGCTTGTTATCGAACTAAACGTCTAAGAGCTT
It encodes:
- the LOC124314410 gene encoding cAMP-specific 3',5'-cyclic phosphodiesterase-like isoform X4; amino-acid sequence: MDPDPSSRSPSPTPGSRLQLGDSFERGMYPFTVTTANASGSGGGGGGGVRRLTHSETIDGLSAPHISVYNQSVRAWMWSRGTLSCKRALSEQSGDGHNHLWHPPGSIMGKQTKRTSAPQMMGSSHSMLGFPRTMLVIKSRRSWPVLPHQSFDVENGGQPGGAGVGGSGRSRSPLAGNDGAVSPSGAALVLQNMPQRRESFLYREEDMSPKSMSRNSSLASEGHGEDLIVTPFAQILASLRSVRNNYICLTSIPINRSRRSSQSTGVSTPQPKNLTPGGEFQKNETYSRLAVETLEELDWCLDQLETIQTHRSVSDMASSKFKRMLNKELSHFSESSRSGNQISEYICSTFLDKQQELDLPSLRVDDSETEKARLSASGPRKSKDGGKDGFTLGGSVTSSSSSSGTVVALSAKSGATPASSSASSSHVGRAMSHISGVKRPLSHSNSVTTSEKVAKYGVDTANEHELGKFLDEVDRWGIDIFRIAELSSNRPLTAVTYAIFKERGLMNAFKIPDKTLVSFLMTLEDHYGKEVPYHNHFHAADVTQSTHVLLNSPALESVFTNLEIMAAIFAATIHDVDHPGLTNQFLINTSSELALMYNDESVLENHHLAVAFKLLQSPDCDIFSNLNKKQRQTLRKMVIDMVLATDMSKHMSLLADLKTMVETKKVAGSGVLLLDNYTDRIQVLQNMVHCADLSNPTKPLDIYRRWVSLIMEEFFQQGDREREQGLDVSPMCDRQNATIEKSQVGFIDYIVHPLWETWADLVHPDAQDILDGLEDNRDWYFSMIPPSPPPAQSDNTPVDQSDDTGENTETGEADDVNRIESEDGHWRSSNALSVPSERIQFQITLEEGESGNEEDD
- the LOC124314410 gene encoding cAMP-specific 3',5'-cyclic phosphodiesterase-like isoform X5; its protein translation is MSWLVPEVRVGDISLPMIRQCDSVDDPSAGEEELLGDCSFSISRDCADDGNNPMETQEQQPHEDGHQQEPPKPQQLTWCVMSDDDDNNDDGQNENRGNLPREGALQLMMSSATPTTSGGLGSSLLAVPWQVPRRRHSWICSFDVENGGQPGGAGVGGSGRSRSPLAGNDGAVSPSGAALVLQNMPQRRESFLYREEDMSPKSMSRNSSLASEGHGEDLIVTPFAQILASLRSVRNNYICLTSIPINRSRRSSQSTGVSTPQPKNLTPGGEFQKNETYSRLAVETLEELDWCLDQLETIQTHRSVSDMASSKFKRMLNKELSHFSESSRSGNQISEYICSTFLDKQQELDLPSLRVDDSETEKARLSASGPRKSKDGGKDGFTLGGSVTSSSSSSGTVVALSAKSGATPASSSASSSHVGRAMSHISGVKRPLSHSNSVTTSEKVAKYGVDTANEHELGKFLDEVDRWGIDIFRIAELSSNRPLTAVTYAIFKERGLMNAFKIPDKTLVSFLMTLEDHYGKEVPYHNHFHAADVTQSTHVLLNSPALESVFTNLEIMAAIFAATIHDVDHPGLTNQFLINTSSELALMYNDESVLENHHLAVAFKLLQSPDCDIFSNLNKKQRQTLRKMVIDMVLATDMSKHMSLLADLKTMVETKKVAGSGVLLLDNYTDRIQVLQNMVHCADLSNPTKPLDIYRRWVSLIMEEFFQQGDREREQGLDVSPMCDRQNATIEKSQVGFIDYIVHPLWETWADLVHPDAQDILDGLEDNRDWYFSMIPPSPPPAQSDNTPVDQSDDTGENTETGEADDVNRIESEDGHWRSSNALSVPSERIQFQITLEEGESGNEEDD
- the LOC124314410 gene encoding cAMP-specific 3',5'-cyclic phosphodiesterase-like isoform X12; protein product: MQRRRNNFDVENGGQPGGAGVGGSGRSRSPLAGNDGAVSPSGAALVLQNMPQRRESFLYREEDMSPKSMSRNSSLASEGHGEDLIVTPFAQILASLRSVRNNYICLTSIPINRSRRSSQSTGVSTPQPKNLTPGGEFQKNETYSRLAVETLEELDWCLDQLETIQTHRSVSDMASSKFKRMLNKELSHFSESSRSGNQISEYICSTFLDKQQELDLPSLRVDDSETEKARLSASGPRKSKDGGKDGFTLGGSVTSSSSSSGTVVALSAKSGATPASSSASSSHVGRAMSHISGVKRPLSHSNSVTTSEKVAKYGVDTANEHELGKFLDEVDRWGIDIFRIAELSSNRPLTAVTYAIFKERGLMNAFKIPDKTLVSFLMTLEDHYGKEVPYHNHFHAADVTQSTHVLLNSPALESVFTNLEIMAAIFAATIHDVDHPGLTNQFLINTSSELALMYNDESVLENHHLAVAFKLLQSPDCDIFSNLNKKQRQTLRKMVIDMVLATDMSKHMSLLADLKTMVETKKVAGSGVLLLDNYTDRIQVLQNMVHCADLSNPTKPLDIYRRWVSLIMEEFFQQGDREREQGLDVSPMCDRQNATIEKSQVGFIDYIVHPLWETWADLVHPDAQDILDGLEDNRDWYFSMIPPSPPPAQSDNTPVDQSDDTGENTETGEADDVNRIESEDGHWRSSNALSVPSERIQFQITLEEGESGNEEDD
- the LOC124314410 gene encoding cAMP-specific 3',5'-cyclic phosphodiesterase-like isoform X2, which translates into the protein METSTPKSSPVRHQLVLPLSRIVVESAERSETTTSSSSSMDMMMQLSTSEMSSSSSLASTLITPIRQQQQQLHHHLSRHNCLSPSNSQSTLQLELLSPSSTTSSITQHSTAFQAQQQQQSEMSFTSAFTSTLRHRRGKTLILPKLKIPRSSKADGGAAAAAADEAENYREVQSSSIHSWRHNENLTSTHFRRSVSSSTFTESAAWYSTRHSSTSNMSEMISGSTSFDVENGGQPGGAGVGGSGRSRSPLAGNDGAVSPSGAALVLQNMPQRRESFLYREEDMSPKSMSRNSSLASEGHGEDLIVTPFAQILASLRSVRNNYICLTSIPINRSRRSSQSTGVSTPQPKNLTPGDETYSRLAVETLEELDWCLDQLETIQTHRSVSDMASSKFKRMLNKELSHFSESSRSGNQISEYICSTFLDKQQELDLPSLRVDDSETEKARLSASGPRKSKDGGKDGFTLGGSVTSSSSSSGTVVALSAKSGATPASSSASSSHVGRAMSHISGVKRPLSHSNSVTTSEKVAKYGVDTANEHELGKFLDEVDRWGIDIFRIAELSSNRPLTAVTYAIFKERGLMNAFKIPDKTLVSFLMTLEDHYGKEVPYHNHFHAADVTQSTHVLLNSPALESVFTNLEIMAAIFAATIHDVDHPGLTNQFLINTSSELALMYNDESVLENHHLAVAFKLLQSPDCDIFSNLNKKQRQTLRKMVIDMVLATDMSKHMSLLADLKTMVETKKVAGSGVLLLDNYTDRIQVLQNMVHCADLSNPTKPLDIYRRWVSLIMEEFFQQGDREREQGLDVSPMCDRQNATIEKSQVGFIDYIVHPLWETWADLVHPDAQDILDGLEDNRDWYFSMIPPSPPPAQSDNTPVDQSDDTGENTETGEADDVNRIESEDGHWRSSNALSVPSERIQFQITLEEGESGNEEDD
- the LOC124314410 gene encoding cAMP-specific 3',5'-cyclic phosphodiesterase-like isoform X10, whose product is MQGERGSIINLQSYHGRSGRTRRHTLAFVAASFDVENGGQPGGAGVGGSGRSRSPLAGNDGAVSPSGAALVLQNMPQRRESFLYREEDMSPKSMSRNSSLASEGHGEDLIVTPFAQILASLRSVRNNYICLTSIPINRSRRSSQSTGVSTPQPKNLTPGGEFQKNETYSRLAVETLEELDWCLDQLETIQTHRSVSDMASSKFKRMLNKELSHFSESSRSGNQISEYICSTFLDKQQELDLPSLRVDDSETEKARLSASGPRKSKDGGKDGFTLGGSVTSSSSSSGTVVALSAKSGATPASSSASSSHVGRAMSHISGVKRPLSHSNSVTTSEKVAKYGVDTANEHELGKFLDEVDRWGIDIFRIAELSSNRPLTAVTYAIFKERGLMNAFKIPDKTLVSFLMTLEDHYGKEVPYHNHFHAADVTQSTHVLLNSPALESVFTNLEIMAAIFAATIHDVDHPGLTNQFLINTSSELALMYNDESVLENHHLAVAFKLLQSPDCDIFSNLNKKQRQTLRKMVIDMVLATDMSKHMSLLADLKTMVETKKVAGSGVLLLDNYTDRIQVLQNMVHCADLSNPTKPLDIYRRWVSLIMEEFFQQGDREREQGLDVSPMCDRQNATIEKSQVGFIDYIVHPLWETWADLVHPDAQDILDGLEDNRDWYFSMIPPSPPPAQSDNTPVDQSDDTGENTETGEADDVNRIESEDGHWRSSNALSVPSERIQFQITLEEGESGNEEDD
- the LOC124314410 gene encoding cAMP-specific 3',5'-cyclic phosphodiesterase-like isoform X6, which translates into the protein MTETVRGTESPDFYGQPRSPPPLHSSKSSSNSRRRRSGGIHDDVDETSGSGRHHYRTASVSQQRLSLPEDGKSTTVFGATFRNRPASLSPFRPGSRSGKQRGGEVDDRCQQHQQQQQQQRSDGGGGGSRSPNAQQDNNCGSRSSNSSTIWRHPSVDHHHNSTAPALPSAASSSSAFSSASSGLFNWRKKYPRRSSSSSVVPTSSASSFFTSCVAAPPADPVHSVATNQPRHHQPPTRAAETTAPSTPPSTSSRRSSQPAAFSLPQLVRRSLQPLISSSPSTDADDVQSDSVGTKLRYMKCKQFKRMLNKELSHFSESSRSGNQISEYICSTFLDKQQELDLPSLRVDDSETEKARLSASGPRKSKDGGKDGFTLGGSVTSSSSSSGTVVALSAKSGATPASSSASSSHVGRAMSHISGVKRPLSHSNSVTTSEKVAKYGVDTANEHELGKFLDEVDRWGIDIFRIAELSSNRPLTAVTYAIFKERGLMNAFKIPDKTLVSFLMTLEDHYGKEVPYHNHFHAADVTQSTHVLLNSPALESVFTNLEIMAAIFAATIHDVDHPGLTNQFLINTSSELALMYNDESVLENHHLAVAFKLLQSPDCDIFSNLNKKQRQTLRKMVIDMVLATDMSKHMSLLADLKTMVETKKVAGSGVLLLDNYTDRIQVLQNMVHCADLSNPTKPLDIYRRWVSLIMEEFFQQGDREREQGLDVSPMCDRQNATIEKSQVGFIDYIVHPLWETWADLVHPDAQDILDGLEDNRDWYFSMIPPSPPPAQSDNTPVDQSDDTGENTETGEADDVNRIESEDGHWRSSNALSVPSERIQFQITLEEGESGNEEDD
- the LOC124314410 gene encoding cAMP-specific 3',5'-cyclic phosphodiesterase-like isoform X7: MITMMGSSHSMLGFPRTMLVIKSRRSWPVLPHQSFDVENGGQPGGAGVGGSGRSRSPLAGNDGAVSPSGAALVLQNMPQRRESFLYREEDMSPKSMSRNSSLASEGHGEDLIVTPFAQILASLRSVRNNYICLTSIPINRSRRSSQSTGVSTPQPKNLTPGGEFQKNETYSRLAVETLEELDWCLDQLETIQTHRSVSDMASSKFKRMLNKELSHFSESSRSGNQISEYICSTFLDKQQELDLPSLRVDDSETEKARLSASGPRKSKDGGKDGFTLGGSVTSSSSSSGTVVALSAKSGATPASSSASSSHVGRAMSHISGVKRPLSHSNSVTTSEKVAKYGVDTANEHELGKFLDEVDRWGIDIFRIAELSSNRPLTAVTYAIFKERGLMNAFKIPDKTLVSFLMTLEDHYGKEVPYHNHFHAADVTQSTHVLLNSPALESVFTNLEIMAAIFAATIHDVDHPGLTNQFLINTSSELALMYNDESVLENHHLAVAFKLLQSPDCDIFSNLNKKQRQTLRKMVIDMVLATDMSKHMSLLADLKTMVETKKVAGSGVLLLDNYTDRIQVLQNMVHCADLSNPTKPLDIYRRWVSLIMEEFFQQGDREREQGLDVSPMCDRQNATIEKSQVGFIDYIVHPLWETWADLVHPDAQDILDGLEDNRDWYFSMIPPSPPPAQSDNTPVDQSDDTGENTETGEADDVNRIESEDGHWRSSNALSVPSERIQFQITLEEGESGNEEDD
- the LOC124314410 gene encoding cAMP-specific 3',5'-cyclic phosphodiesterase, isoforms N/G-like isoform X14 codes for the protein MPQRRESFLYREEDMSPKSMSRNSSLASEGHGEDLIVTPFAQILASLRSVRNNYICLTSIPINRSRRSSQSTGVSTPQPKNLTPGGEFQKNETYSRLAVETLEELDWCLDQLETIQTHRSVSDMASSKFKRMLNKELSHFSESSRSGNQISEYICSTFLDKQQELDLPSLRVDDSETEKARLSASGPRKSKDGGKDGFTLGGSVTSSSSSSGTVVALSAKSGATPASSSASSSHVGRAMSHISGVKRPLSHSNSVTTSEKVAKYGVDTANEHELGKFLDEVDRWGIDIFRIAELSSNRPLTAVTYAIFKERGLMNAFKIPDKTLVSFLMTLEDHYGKEVPYHNHFHAADVTQSTHVLLNSPALESVFTNLEIMAAIFAATIHDVDHPGLTNQFLINTSSELALMYNDESVLENHHLAVAFKLLQSPDCDIFSNLNKKQRQTLRKMVIDMVLATDMSKHMSLLADLKTMVETKKVAGSGVLLLDNYTDRIQVLQNMVHCADLSNPTKPLDIYRRWVSLIMEEFFQQGDREREQGLDVSPMCDRQNATIEKSQVGFIDYIVHPLWETWADLVHPDAQDILDGLEDNRDWYFSMIPPSPPPAQSDNTPVDQSDDTGENTETGEADDVNRIESEDGHWRSSNALSVPSERIQFQITLEEGESGNEEDD
- the LOC124314410 gene encoding cAMP-specific 3',5'-cyclic phosphodiesterase-like isoform X9 → MWSFRHSLGRHQRMMGSSHSMLGFPRTMLVIKSRRSWPVLPHQSFDVENGGQPGGAGVGGSGRSRSPLAGNDGAVSPSGAALVLQNMPQRRESFLYREEDMSPKSMSRNSSLASEGHGEDLIVTPFAQILASLRSVRNNYICLTSIPINRSRRSSQSTGVSTPQPKNLTPGGEFQKNETYSRLAVETLEELDWCLDQLETIQTHRSVSDMASSKFKRMLNKELSHFSESSRSGNQISEYICSTFLDKQQELDLPSLRVDDSETEKARLSASGPRKSKDGGKDGFTLGGSVTSSSSSSGTVVALSAKSGATPASSSASSSHVGRAMSHISGVKRPLSHSNSVTTSEKVAKYGVDTANEHELGKFLDEVDRWGIDIFRIAELSSNRPLTAVTYAIFKERGLMNAFKIPDKTLVSFLMTLEDHYGKEVPYHNHFHAADVTQSTHVLLNSPALESVFTNLEIMAAIFAATIHDVDHPGLTNQFLINTSSELALMYNDESVLENHHLAVAFKLLQSPDCDIFSNLNKKQRQTLRKMVIDMVLATDMSKHMSLLADLKTMVETKKVAGSGVLLLDNYTDRIQVLQNMVHCADLSNPTKPLDIYRRWVSLIMEEFFQQGDREREQGLDVSPMCDRQNATIEKSQVGFIDYIVHPLWETWADLVHPDAQDILDGLEDNRDWYFSMIPPSPPPAQSDNTPVDQSDDTGENTETGEADDVNRIESEDGHWRSSNALSVPSERIQFQITLEEGESGNEEDD
- the LOC124314410 gene encoding cAMP-specific 3',5'-cyclic phosphodiesterase-like isoform X8, producing METEQRKRKVTVIHHSMMLASNKGPGRRYSAPSKMRLGAQRFNSFDVENGGQPGGAGVGGSGRSRSPLAGNDGAVSPSGAALVLQNMPQRRESFLYREEDMSPKSMSRNSSLASEGHGEDLIVTPFAQILASLRSVRNNYICLTSIPINRSRRSSQSTGVSTPQPKNLTPGGEFQKNETYSRLAVETLEELDWCLDQLETIQTHRSVSDMASSKFKRMLNKELSHFSESSRSGNQISEYICSTFLDKQQELDLPSLRVDDSETEKARLSASGPRKSKDGGKDGFTLGGSVTSSSSSSGTVVALSAKSGATPASSSASSSHVGRAMSHISGVKRPLSHSNSVTTSEKVAKYGVDTANEHELGKFLDEVDRWGIDIFRIAELSSNRPLTAVTYAIFKERGLMNAFKIPDKTLVSFLMTLEDHYGKEVPYHNHFHAADVTQSTHVLLNSPALESVFTNLEIMAAIFAATIHDVDHPGLTNQFLINTSSELALMYNDESVLENHHLAVAFKLLQSPDCDIFSNLNKKQRQTLRKMVIDMVLATDMSKHMSLLADLKTMVETKKVAGSGVLLLDNYTDRIQVLQNMVHCADLSNPTKPLDIYRRWVSLIMEEFFQQGDREREQGLDVSPMCDRQNATIEKSQVGFIDYIVHPLWETWADLVHPDAQDILDGLEDNRDWYFSMIPPSPPPAQSDNTPVDQSDDTGENTETGEADDVNRIESEDGHWRSSNALSVPSERIQFQITLEEGESGNEEDD
- the LOC124314410 gene encoding cAMP-specific 3',5'-cyclic phosphodiesterase-like isoform X1, translated to METSTPKSSPVRHQLVLPLSRIVVESAERSETTTSSSSSMDMMMQLSTSEMSSSSSLASTLITPIRQQQQQLHHHLSRHNCLSPSNSQSTLQLELLSPSSTTSSITQHSTAFQAQQQQQSEMSFTSAFTSTLRHRRGKTLILPKLKIPRSSKADGGAAAAAADEAENYREVQSSSIHSWRHNENLTSTHFRRSVSSSTFTESAAWYSTRHSSTSNMSEMISGSTSFDVENGGQPGGAGVGGSGRSRSPLAGNDGAVSPSGAALVLQNMPQRRESFLYREEDMSPKSMSRNSSLASEGHGEDLIVTPFAQILASLRSVRNNYICLTSIPINRSRRSSQSTGVSTPQPKNLTPGGEFQKNETYSRLAVETLEELDWCLDQLETIQTHRSVSDMASSKFKRMLNKELSHFSESSRSGNQISEYICSTFLDKQQELDLPSLRVDDSETEKARLSASGPRKSKDGGKDGFTLGGSVTSSSSSSGTVVALSAKSGATPASSSASSSHVGRAMSHISGVKRPLSHSNSVTTSEKVAKYGVDTANEHELGKFLDEVDRWGIDIFRIAELSSNRPLTAVTYAIFKERGLMNAFKIPDKTLVSFLMTLEDHYGKEVPYHNHFHAADVTQSTHVLLNSPALESVFTNLEIMAAIFAATIHDVDHPGLTNQFLINTSSELALMYNDESVLENHHLAVAFKLLQSPDCDIFSNLNKKQRQTLRKMVIDMVLATDMSKHMSLLADLKTMVETKKVAGSGVLLLDNYTDRIQVLQNMVHCADLSNPTKPLDIYRRWVSLIMEEFFQQGDREREQGLDVSPMCDRQNATIEKSQVGFIDYIVHPLWETWADLVHPDAQDILDGLEDNRDWYFSMIPPSPPPAQSDNTPVDQSDDTGENTETGEADDVNRIESEDGHWRSSNALSVPSERIQFQITLEEGESGNEEDD